From Daucus carota subsp. sativus chromosome 6, DH1 v3.0, whole genome shotgun sequence, the proteins below share one genomic window:
- the LOC108225694 gene encoding protein FAR1-RELATED SEQUENCE 5 — protein sequence MQAVSGDGACSDITDSKHLATGTVKLDGRCYTSATKVEQHNARWRIDLNIAREDYDYGFCRGHIEIPICSICGDSSRISSSSASCDPACSDYDDSISSYVLSPGGRRYYSPSVGEKQYIPFLNQVHDSLDKAILFYKNYGRLGGFDVRKGTEKRADDGTIILKHFVCSCEGFVEPNIGRTNGIECRERRTVSKRCGCKARLVMKYMFPNKYFVMSLIDVHNHPLASETGRQFLRASREMTVGLRNVVYDAAKANIGCSKTYTLVKEMVGGYSNVGATLCDFRNFNRDLKSYVGDKDGQMIIDKFKVISETSEGFYYAYEVDSAGHLIKLFWADAIGRRNFELYGDAMSFDATFDTNKYNMIFAPFTGVDKHDKCVTFACCLLSQENVAHYTWAFDHLVKAMGRNPVVVITDQCPAMKIVVPASFSSANGLIASKHRLCMWHIMEKFPVKLGNRLVKETDFMEKMKKYIWSSNIEIEEFERGWEAVIKEFKLEDNKWLKDMYGIRSSWIPAFFRDEPMFGLLRTTSRSESENSFFGQFHKQGDSLCEFWLRYQSAMDRQRNETNRLNHESNSSLPSAVSRWFIENDAADLFTLAIFYKVQEEIIASCLDMQIKRMSEERDGVTYMEIRDVKVPDKIFKVSVSLNHAVCSCKKFVMCGIVCRHSFCGLKQIGVTKFPRTLVLNRWTKLADSGTSSMSLAVSNSFSKMEEVSLKLTNIWFDFRQAVNKAGMELDKLDQVHSTVMQLSSELDKNCSNLTKKDHMAAMIGEQPSGDITILAPNICKNKGNYFKRLISEREKAVTKAKKRV from the exons ATGCAGGCTGTTAGTGGTGATGGAGCATGCTCAGATATCACAGATTCTAAG CACCTTGCAACTGGAACTGTTAAACTGGATGGTCGATGCTACACTTCTGCTACTAAG GTGGAGCAGCATAATGCAAGGTGGAGAATTGATTTAAACATTGCAAGGGAAGATTATGATTATGGGTTTTGCCGTGGTCATATAGAAATACCTATTT GTTCTATATGTGGTGATTCGTCTCGTATCAGTAGTTCGAGTGCTAGCTGTGATCCCGCTTGTAGTGATTATGATGATTCAATATCAAGCTACGTATTGTCTCCTGGTGGAAGGAGATATTATTCACCGTCTGTTGGTGAAAAACAGTATATACCATTCCTCAATCAAGTTCATGACAGCTTGGATAAAGCCATCTTATTTTACAAGAATTATGGTCGTTTAGGAGGGTTTGATGTTCGGAAGGGAACTGAAAAGAGAGCTGATGATGGTACGATAATACTCAAGCATTTTGTTTGCAGTTGTGAAGGTTTTGTTGAGCCAAATATTGGTAGAACGAATGGCATTGAGTGTAGAGAAAGGCGTACTGTGTCGAAGAGGTGTGGTTGTAAGGCAAGATTGGTTATGAAATACATGTTTCCAAACAAGTATTTTGTAATGTCTTTAATTGATGTACATAACCATCCTCTAGCTAGTGAAACAGGACGGCAATTTTTGAGAGCTAGTAGGGAAATGACAGTGGGGTTAAGGAATGTTGTGTATGATGCTGCGAAAGCTAACATAGGTTGTAGCAAAACGTATACTCTTGTAAAGGAAATGGTAGGTGGATATTCCAATGTTGGCGCGACATTGTGtgattttagaaattttaatcGGGATTTGAAGAGCTATGTTGGTGACAAAGATGGGCAGATGATTATTGACAAGTTCAAGGTCATTTCAGAGACTTCAGAAGGTTTTTACTATGCATACGAAGTTGATTCAGCTGGACACCTTATCAAACTGTTTTGGGCGGACGCAATTGGTAGGAGGAATTTTGAACTATATGGTGATGCTATGTCGTTTGATGCAACTTTTGACACAAACAA gtataatatgatatttgcaCCTTTCACCGGTGTGGATAAACATGACAAATGTGTGACGTTTGCATGTTGTCTTTTATCTCAAGAGAATGTTGCGCACTATACTTGGGCATTTGATCATCTTGTAAAGGCTATGGGAAGAAATCCGGTGGTTGTGATTACTGATCAATGTCCAGCTATGAAAATAGTTGTCCCTGCATCATTTTCTTCGGCCAATGGACTGATTGCTTCTAAACATCGTTTGTGTATGTGGCATATTATGGAAAAATTCCCGGTCAAG CTTGGTAACCGTTTGGTCAAAGAGACAGATTttatggagaagatgaagaaatatatatggTCATCAAATATAGAAATAGAAGAATTTGAGAGAGGATGGGAAGCTGTTATTAAGGAGTTTAAGTTGGAGGATAACAAGTGGTTAAAAGATATGTATGGTATAAGGTCTTCGTGGATACCCGCTTTCTTTAGAGACGAGCCTATGTTTGGATTGTTGAGGACTACATCAAGATCAGAGAGTGAAAATTCTTTTTTTGGGCAATTCCATAAACAAGGAGACTCTTTATGTGAATTTTGGTTACGGTATCAAAGTGCTATGGATCGGCAGAGGAATGAAACGAATCGGTTGAATCACGAGTCCAATTCTAGTCTCCCTTCTGCAGTGTCTAGATGGTTTATAGAAAATGATGCAGCAGACCTGTTTACACTTGCTATCTTTTATAAAGTCCAAGAAGAAATTATTGCCTCCTGTTTGGACATGCAAATCAAAAGAATGAGTGAGGAAAGAGATGGTGTTACTTACATGGAAATCAGAGATGTCAAGGTGCCGGATAAAATCTTCAAG gtttctgttAGTTTAAATCATGCTGTTTGTTCGTGCAAGAAGTTTGTTATGTGTGGGATAGTTTGCAGACATTCATTTTGTGGTTTGAAACAGATTGGAGTGACTAAGTTCCCACGGACACTTGTTTTAAATCGGTGGACGAAACTTGCGGACAGCGGGACCTCATCAATGTCACTAGCAGTTTCAAACAGTTTTTCTAAGATGGAAGAAGTATCATTGAAATTGACAAATATATGGTTTGACTTTCGGCAAGCAGTTAATAAGGCTGGAATGGAGTTGGACAAGCTTGATCAGGTTCATAGTACTGTAATGCAGCTCAGTTCTGAGCTTGATAAAAATTGTAGTAATTTGACGAAGAAGGATCACATGGCAGCAATGATTGGTGAGCAGCCTTCAGGAGATATTACAATTCTTGCACCAAATATTTGCAAGAACAAAGGTAACTACTTTAAGAGGTTGATAAGTGAAAGGGAGAAGGCAGTGACTAAAGCGAAGAAAAGAGTTTGA
- the LOC108227120 gene encoding uncharacterized protein LOC108227120, whose protein sequence is MIKKEDPIEHMFIWNDFICIRDDMQTLKINTNVATSVIDIWTFILNDGEKYRSDESPLRLFCTIGSVLPSLVDHLKLATTYPIFAINMTEMLIRINRQAIETMHMVFFPIWAYQHYYLVCYNLKTPCYEIIDNIQRGKDAKLSYGPKPRILHSHFTKYLESRGSFGLARIIRQLKPTYKSMSWQTKNNSTDCGIFLMRHMETYKGHTLPWHASICDESVNQKNQIMRLRLKYNNMILSSTLNERRSEIIKVGKELYIDMASKRIVNFAIQSSQTSQEEGIAVTTQRKADNKKTVTFAKNLTSTLNEAADNQ, encoded by the exons atgataaagaAAGAAGATCCAAT CGAACATATGTTCATATGGAATGATTTCATCTGCATAAGAGACGATATGCAGACACTTAAAATCAACACTAATGTGGCCACATCTGTTATAGATATATGGACCTTCATTCTGAATGATGGAGAAAAATATCGGTCTGATGAATCTCCCCTACGTCTCTTTTGCACAATCGGCTCTGTG CTTCCAAGTTTAGTCGATCATCTCAAACTTGCCACCACATATCCAATTTTTGCTATTAATATGACTGAGATGCTCATAAGAATCAACAGGCAGGCAATAGAGACTATGCACATG gTGTTTTTCCCAATATGGGCATATCAGCATTACTATTTAGTATGCTACAACTTAAAAACTCCATGCTATGAGATCATTGATAATATCCAAAGGGGTAAAGACGCAAAGCTTTCTTATGGTCCCAAACCAAGAATACtg CATTCACACTTTACAAAATACCTGGAAAGCAGAGGAAGTTTTGGTTTGGCAAGGATTATCCGACAACTGAAACCCACATACAAGAGTATGTCATGGCAAACAAAGAACAACTCTACTGACTGTGGAATCTTTCTTATGAGGCATATGGAGACCTACAAAGGTCATACACTCCCATGGCACGCTTCAATCTGTGATGAAAGT GTTaaccaaaaaaatcaaattatgagACTCCGACTCAAATATAACAACATGATTCTATCTTCAACACTGAATGAGAGGAGATCAGAAATCATAAAAGTGGGGAAggaattatatattgatatggCATCAAAGAGAATAGTCAATTttgccatccaatcttcacaaACATCTCAAGAAGAAGGCATTGCAGTGACTACTCAAAGAAAGGCTGATAACAAGAAGACGGTCACCTTCGCAAAAAACCTCACCTCCACTCTAAATGAAGCCGCCGACAACCAATGA
- the LOC108225695 gene encoding putative B3 domain-containing protein Os03g0621600 produces the protein MESEDDQTLDFFDVFLPDTNGQRLLIPSVFMMNLKGKIANAVTLKDLSGRCWQADIKQTKEGFFLYNGWERFVSDKSVELGSFFVLRYVESSSSFVVKIFGPNGIKTEDLARVKIEDEGAEMQTDSMQNHRETIPARHEQSPEGIRQSMSPSRGSRIGKKQKFVQSAEHACTKNPCFPANYRPSTPYTLYVPKPLLDQHGITLNKSVEMQDHNGKVWQLSITHLRDGRTVITQGWRDFLEQYNLNTQKDELELEIIRGRGSDCKDLKVRIIKRVTPRGRGRPREPKDIRPRGPGRPRKMK, from the exons ATGGAGTCAGAGGACGATCAAACCCTTGATTTTTTTGATGTATTTCTCCCGGATACGAATGGTCAGAGATTG CTCATACCGTCAGTCTTTATGATgaatttgaaaggaaaaatagcgAATGCTGTTACCCTTAAAGATCTGTCTGGAAGATGTTGGCAAGCAGACATTAAACAGACTAAGGAGGGTTTTTTTCTCTACAATGGCTGGGAACGTTTTGTATCCGATAAATCAGTTGAGTTAGGAAGCTTTTTTGTCTTGAGGTATGTTGAAAGCTCGTCATCCTTCGTTGTAAAAATATTTGGTCCAAATGGAATCAAAACCGAAGATTTAGCTCGTGTAAAGATAGAAGACGAGGGTGCAGAAATGCAAACTGACTCAATGCAGAATCATAGGGAAACCATACCTGCAAGACATGAACAAA GTCCTGAAGGAATAAGGCAATCTATGTCACCAAGTAGAGGGTCCAGAATTGGTAAAAAGCAAAAGTTCGTTCAATCAGCTGAACATGCCTGTACAAAGAATCCTTGCTTTCCTGCAAATTATCGACCTTCAACACCATACACGTTG TATGTTCCTAAGCCACTGCTTGACCAGCATGGCATCACGCTGAACAAAAGCGTGGAGATGCAGGATCATAATGGGAAGGTGTGGCAGCTTTCTATCACCCACCTAAGAGATGGGCGGACAGTGATTACACAGGGATGGAGAGATTTCTTGGAACAATACAATTTGAATACTCAAAAGGACGAGTTGGAGTTGGAGATTATACGGGGAAGGGGAAGTGACTGCAAAGACTTGAAGGTACGTATCATTAAACGTGTAACGCCCAGGGGTCGTGGAAGGCCAAGGGAGCCGAAAGACATCAGGCCAAGGGGTCCTGGAAGGCCACGAAAAATGAAATAA